A genomic window from Hirundo rustica isolate bHirRus1 chromosome 14, bHirRus1.pri.v3, whole genome shotgun sequence includes:
- the THOC3 gene encoding THO complex subunit 3 — translation MAVSPYVQAMQELFRANTRSREFPAHGAKVHSVAWSCCGRRLASGSFDKTASVFLLEKDRLVKENNYRGHGDSVDQLCWHPSNPDLFVTASGDKTIRIWDVRTTKCIATVNTKGENINICWSPDGQTIAVGNKDDVVTFIDAKTHRSKAEEQFKFEVNEISWNNDNNMFFLTNGNGCINILSYPELKPIQSINAHPSNCICIKFDPMGKYFATGSADALVSLWDVDELVCVRCFSRLDWPVRTLSFSHDGKMLASASEDHFIDIAEVETGEKLWEVQCESPTFTVAWHPKRPLLAFACDDKDGKYDSSREAGTVKLFGLPNDS, via the exons ATGGCGGTGTCCCCGTACGTGCAGGCCATGCAGGAGCTGTTCCGCGCCAACACGCGGAGCCGCGAGTTCCCGGCGCACGGCGCCAAGGTGCACTCGgtggcctggagctgctgcggcCGCCGCCTCGCCTCCGGCTCCTTCGATAAGACCGCCAGCGTCTTCCTGCTCGAGAAGGACCGGCTG GTGAAGGAGAACAACTACCGGGGCCACGGGGACAGCGTGgatcagctctgctggcacccCAGCAACCCCGACCTCTTTGTCACAGCGTCAGGGGACAAAACCATCCGCATCTGGGACGTCCGCACCACCAAGTGCATCGCCACTGTCAACACCAAAG GTGAGAACATCAACATCTGCTGGAGCCCTGATGGACAGACCATCGCCGTGGGGAACAAGGATGACGTGGTCACCTTCATTGATGCCAAGACACATCGCTCCAAAGCTGAGGAACAGTTCAAGTTTGAGGTGAACGAGATTTCCTGGAACAACGATAACAACATGTTCTTCCTCACCAATGGGAATGGCTGCATCAACATCCTCAG CTACCCAGAGCTGAAACCCATCCAGTCTATCAACGCCCATCCTTCCAACTGCATCTGCATCAAGTTTGATCCCATGGGGAAATACTTTGCCACAGGCAGTGCTGATGCATTGGTCAGCCTCTGGGATGTGGATGAGCTGGTGTGTGTGAGGTGCTTCTCCAG GCTCGACTGGCCCGTGCGGACGCTGAGCTTTAGCCACGATGGGAAGATGCTGGCCTCGGCATCCGAAGATCACTTCATTGACATTGCCGAGGTGGAGACAG GAGAGAAGCTCTGGGAGGTGCAGTGTGAGTCCCCCACCTTCACAGTGGCCTGGCACCCGAAGAGGCCGCTGCTGGCTTTCGCCTGCGATGACAAAGATGGCAAATACGACAGCAGCCGGGAGGCCGGCACTGTCAAGCTTTTTGGGCTCCCCAACGACTCCTGA
- the CPLX2 gene encoding complexin-2, translating into MDFVMKQALGGATKDMGKMLGGEEEKDPDAQKKEEERQEALRQQEEERKAKHARMEAEREKVRQQIRDKYGLKKKEEKEAEEKAALEQPCEGSLTRPKKAIPAGCGDEEEEEEESILDTVLKYLPGPLQDMFKK; encoded by the exons ATGGACTTCGTCATGAAGCAAGCGCTGGGAG GGGCCACCAAGGACATGGGGAAGATGCTGGGGGGCGAGGAGGAGAAGGACCCCGACGcgcagaagaaggaggaggagaggcaggaggccCTGCgccagcaggaggaggagcggAAAGCCAAGCACGCCCGCATGGAAGCGGAGCGGGAGAAAGTCCGGCAGCAGATCCGCGACAAG TACGGgctgaagaagaaggaggagaaggaagcagaggagaaagctgctctggagcagccGTGTGAGGGCAGCCTGACACGCCCCAAGAAGGCGATCCCGGCAGGCTGTGGGgacgaggaagaggaggaagaggagagcatCCTAGATACCGTCCTCAAGTACCTGCCCGGCCCGCTGCAGGATATGTTCAAGAAGTAA